One genomic window of Cannabis sativa cultivar Pink pepper isolate KNU-18-1 chromosome 2, ASM2916894v1, whole genome shotgun sequence includes the following:
- the LOC115719098 gene encoding zinc finger CCCH domain-containing protein 66 has translation MCSGSKRKPANAGLVMEGESEKQEGLRYNFSVLLELSASDDLDGFKSAVEDEARDIDEASLWYGRRIGSKKMAFEERTPLMIAAMFGSKRVLKFILETGCVDVNRACGSDKATALHCAAAGAAACSAEVAKLLLAASADANSLDANGNRPGDLLVPVRSSLAFDLRKKALEVILKGVEETSGFPDQVVDELEDQERQEFFSLRSSKDGLEKKEYPVDLSLPDIKNGIYSTDDFRMYTFKIKPCSRAYSHDWTECPFVHPGENARRRDPRKYHYSCVPCPEFRKGSCRQGDACEYAHGIFECWLHPAQYRTRLCKDETGCQRRVCFFAHKHEELRPLYASTGSAVPSPRSFAGSSLDMGSISPLALGSPSVLIPPSTPPMTPSGASSPMSGNMWQNQSNIAPPTLHLPGSRLKSAMSARDMDLDVDIIGMESHRRRQQQMMDEISCISSPSNWNNGLSPASPFATQGDRTDELSRVGGVKPTNLDDIFGSFDSSILPQLQGLSVDTTSSHLQSPTGMHMRQNMNQQMPSNYSVSLSSSPGRTSPMYGVGASSGAAAVMNSRAAAFAKRSQSFIERSAVNRHSGLSSPASSSMMPSNLSDWGSPDGKLDWGMQGEELNKLRKSASFGFRSSGGNYGAGMAASSMAAGTVDEPDVSWVQSLVVDAPTSKSMQMSSFEDQQQCHFDSGASEMLPAWVEQMYMEQEQLVA, from the coding sequence ATGTGCAGTGGGTCTAAGAGGAAACCTGCTAACGCTGGTTTGGTCATGGAAGGTGAATCAGAGAAACAAGAAGGGCTCAGGTATAACttttctgttttgcttgaattatCAGCCTCGGATGATCTTGATGGTTTCAAAAGTGCGGTTGAAGATGAAGCCCGTGATATTGATGAAGCAAGTTTATGGTATGGGAGGAGAATCGGGTCAAAAAAGATGGCGTTTGAAGAGAGGACACCTCTTATGATCGCTGCCATGTTTGGAAGCAAAAGAGTTCTGAAGTTTATACTTGAGACAGGTTGTGTTGATGTCAACAGGGCTTGTGGTTCAGATAAGGCCACAGCTCTCCATTGTGCGGCTGCTGGTGCCGCTGCTTGTTCAGCTGAGGTTGCCAAGCTCTTGCTTGCTGCTTCTGCTGATGCTAATTCGCTTGATGCTAATGGAAATCGTCCTGGTGACTTGCTTGTGCCGGTTCGTAGTAGCTTGGCCTTTGATTTGAGGAAGAAAGCTTTGGAAGTGATCCTCAAGGGTGTGGAGGAAACTTCAGGTTTTCCTGATCAAGTTGTTGATGAATTGGAGGATCAAGAGCGCCAAGAGTTTTTCAGCCTTAGGAGCTCAAAAGATGGTCTAGAGAAGAAAGAGTATCCTGTCGACCTCTCTCTTCCTGACATCAAGAACGGGATTTATAGTACAGATGATTTTAGGATGTATACTTTCAAGATCAAGCCTTGTTCAAGAGCTTACTCACATGACTGGACAGAGTGCCCTTTTGTCCACCCTGGTGAGAACGCCCGTCGGCGTGATCCAAGGAAATACCATTATAGTTGTGTCCCTTGTCCCGAGTTCAGGAAAGGGTCGTGCAGGCAGGGTGATGCTTGTGAGTATGCTCATGGTATTTTTGAGTGCTGGCTTCACCCGGCTCAGTACCGTACTCGTCTCTGCAAGGACGAGACTGGTTGCCAAAGAAGGGTCTGTTTCTTTGCTCATAAGCATGAAGAACTCCGACCTTTGTATGCTTCAACTGGTTCTGCTGTGCCTTCTCCAAGATCGTTTGCTGGTTCCTCTCTTGACATGGGATCTATTAGCCCCCTTGCTCTTGGTTCCCCATCAGTTTTGATACCTCCTTCAACTCCTCCCATGACTCCCTCAGGAGCGTCATCTCCTATGAGTGGGAACATGTGGCAAAACCAATCTAACATTGCACCTCCGACCTTGCATCTCCCAGGTAGCCGGTTGAAATCTGCTATGAGTGCTAGAGATATGGATTTAGATGTTGATATAATCGGCATGGAAAGTCATCGCCGCAGGCAGCAGCAGATGATGGATGAGATATCTTGTATCTCATCTCCCTCAAACTGGAACAATGGCTTATCACCAGCTTCACCTTTTGCCACTCAAGGCGATCGAACTGACGAGTTGAGTAGGGTTGGAGGAGTGAAGCCAACTAACCTTGATGACATATTTGGATCTTTTGACTCTTCAATTTTGCCTCAGTTACAGGGTCTCTCAGTGGACACCACATCATCCCATCTACAGTCCCCAACAGGGATGCATATGCGTCAAAACATGAACCAGCAGATGCCTTCAAACTACTCAGTTAGCCTCTCATCATCTCCCGGGAGGACTTCTCCAATGTATGGGGTTGGCGCATCTAGTGGAGCAGCCGCAGTGATGAATTCACGGGCTGCTGCTTTCGCAAAGCGGAGCCAGAGCTTCATTGAACGCAGTGCTGTTAATCGTCACTCTGGGCTTTCTTCTCCAGCTAGTTCGAGCATGATGCCATCCAATCTTTCAGATTGGGGTTCCCCTGATGGAAAATTAGACTGGGGAATGCAGGGTGAAGAGCTAAACAAGTTGAGAAAATCTGCTTCTTTTGGATTCCGAAGCAGCGGTGGCAATTATGGTGCAGGCATGGCTGCATCCTCAATGGCAGCAGGAACTGTGGATGAGCCAGATGTGTCTTGGGTTCAATCCTTGGTGGTTGATGCCCCAACCTCAAAGTCTATGCAAATGAGCAGCTTTGAGGACCAACAACAATGCCATTTTGACAGTGGAGCTTCAGAGATGCTCCCAGCTTGGGTGGAGCAGATGTACATGGAGCAGGAGCAGTTGGTGGCTTGA